One genomic window of Meleagris gallopavo isolate NT-WF06-2002-E0010 breed Aviagen turkey brand Nicholas breeding stock chromosome 22, Turkey_5.1, whole genome shotgun sequence includes the following:
- the SRMS gene encoding tyrosine-protein kinase Srms has product MEQFVRKRLTFLTSFWNKLWPRSGPDSCSLGYFGSDSVSLHSEPSCVSFIPKSSLCIALYAFTARSADELTVNAGDKLRVLREEGDYVLARRLLGEPATGYVPAAYVANLSQGTSAHRPWYFSKISRSEAEQLLLSPPNQHGSFLVRDSESSRGEYSLSVRNHTKVSHFRICKSPSGSLYIQRGHPFPDMEELLAFYTENWKVIQSPLLQPCSPTTPPERDGWERPRWEFTLRRKLGEGYFGEVWEGLWRNTVPVAIKIIKADMKAEDFTKEIQNLKRLRHEKLIQLHAVCSLDEPVYIITELMRKGNLHSYLNSPEGKSLGTSHLLNIACQVADGMRYLEEKHIVHRDLAARNILVGEELTCKIADFGLARLLKDDIYSTSSSTKIPVKWTAPEAANYRTYSLKSDVWSYGILLYEVFTYGQIPYEGMTNQETIRQITRGYRLPRPSSCPPEIYSIMLECWSGNTEERPTFLALREKLGFIYRRLLNTLS; this is encoded by the exons atggagcagttCGTCCGCAAGCGTTTGACCTTCTTGACATCCTTCTGGAACAAGCTGTGGCCCCGCTCAGGCCCGGATAGCTGCTCGCTGGGGTACTTTGGTTCCGATTCTGTTTCGCTGCACTCGGAGCCCAGCTGCGTTTCCTTCATTCCAAAGTCCTCTCTCTGTATCGCTTTATACGCTTTCACAGCCCGCAGTGCAGATGAACTGACTGTAAATGCAGGGGACAAACTGCGTGTCCTCAGAGAAGAAGGGGACTATGTCTTAGCCAGGAGGCTGCTGGGGGAACCGGCCACGGGATACGTCCCTGCTGCATATGTGGCCAACCTCAGCCAGGGCACCTCTGCTCACCGACC GTGGTATTTCAGCAAGATCAGCCGCAGTGAGGCCGAGCAGCTGCTCCTCTCGCCTCCAAACCAGCATGGCTCCTTCCTTGTCCGGGACAGTGAGAGCAGCAGGGGCGAGTACTCTCTCTCAG TGCGCAACCACACCAAAGTCAGCCATTTCCGCATCTGCAAGAGCCCTTCAGGCAGCCTCTACATCCAGAGGGGTCATCCCTTCCCCGACATGGAGGAGCTGCTTGCCTTCTACACCGAGAACTGGAAGGTCATCCAGAGCCCCttactgcagccctgcagccccacg ACCCCCCCGGAGAGGGATGGCTGGGAGCGCCCGCGCTGGGAATTCACCCTGCGGAGGAAGCTGGGCGAGGGCTACTTCGGAGAAGTGTGGGAAGGACTGTGGAGGAACACAGTGCCCGTGGCCATCAAGATCATCAAAG CTGACATGAAGGCAGAAGACTTCACCAAGGAGATTCAAAACCTGAAGCGCTTGAGGCATGAGAAGCTGATCCAACTGCACGCTGTCTGCTCGCTGGATGAGCCTGTGTACATCATCACCGAGCTCATGCGGAAAGGCAACCTGCACAGCTACCTCAACA GTCCTGAAGGAAAGTCCCTGGGCACCTCCCACCTGCTCAACATCGCCTGCCAGGTGGCAGATGGGATGAGGTACCTGGAGGAGAAGCACATCGTCCACCGGGACTTGGCGGCCAGAAACATCCTGGTGGGAGAGGAGctcacctgcaaaattgctgaCTTTGGACTGGCCCGGCTCCTCAAG GATGACATTTAttccaccagcagcagcaccaaaaTCCCGGTGAAATGGACAGCCCCTGAGGCAGCCAACTACCGCACCTACTCTCTCAAATCCGATGTCTGGTCCTATGGCATTCTGCTCTATGAAGTCTTCACATACGGGCAGATCCCATATGAAG GAATGACAAACCAAGAAACCATACGACAAATCACCAGGGGCTACCGCCTTCCCCGGCCCAGCTCCTGCCCTCCTGAGATTTACAGCATCATGTTGGAGTGCTGGAGTGGCAACACGGAGGAGCGGCCCACCTTCCTGGCACTGCGGGAGAAATTGGGCTTCATCTACAGGCGGCTGCTCAACACCCTGTCCTGA
- the PPDPF gene encoding pancreatic progenitor cell differentiation and proliferation factor, with protein sequence MASIPSSGSLMATHNYHRRRLSSTSSNSSCSSSEYAGEVIPHHPGLPKSDPGQWWASFFFGKTNHPAMTTVSESPESLGALPLPVGPLACGLVPGAGRRRHASEPGIGPSS encoded by the exons ATGGCCTCCATCCCATCGAGCGGCTCGCTTATGGCCACGCACAACTATCACCGAA GGCGTCTGAGCTCCACGTCCAGCAACAGCTCCTGCAGTAGCTCTGAGTATGCTGGGGAGGTCATCCCCCACCACCCTG GTCTGCCCAAGTCTGACCCTGGCCAGTGGTGGGCCAGCTTCTTTTTCGGGAAGACAAATCACCCTGCCATGACGACTGTGTCAGAGTCCCCAGAGAG CTTGGGAGCGCTGCCATTGCCCGTGGGGCCCCTGGCATGTGGGCTGGTGCCAGGAGCAGGACGCAGGCGGCATGCCAGTGAGCCGGGCATTGGGCCCTCATCCTGA
- the LOC100549696 gene encoding peroxidasin homolog, which translates to MPVGSILSKEQDGKNGYTCTDKLDLRFNHIREIQPGAFRRLKNLNTLLLNNNQIKHIVRRSFEDLENLKYLYLYKNEIQSIQQHAFHGLHSLEQLYLHFNNLETLEPETFSDLPKLERLFLHNNKISRIHPGTFSQLESLKRLRLDSNALLCDCDLLWLAELLQKYAELGSIQTAATCEAPRELHGRSIVTLTAQEFNCERPRITSEPHDVDVLLGNTVYFTCRAEGNPKPAIIWLHNNNEIDMKDDNRLNLLQDGTLMIQNTKESDKGVYQCMAKNIAGEVKTQEVVLRYFGTPSKPTFVIQPQNTEVLVGESVTLECGVSGHPHPRVSWTLGTGSPLPQDPRFTITSSGGLFIQNVTFSDQGQYNCNASNTEGSIRATARIIVQDSPRFLLVPTDQTVTEGQSVDFPCSAEGHPPPVIAWTRAGGPLPSDRRHSILSTGTLRVMRVALHDQGQYECHAISAIGVRTLPVQLAVTPRVIPVFLHPPQDVVAETGQDVAITCAAQGDPRPTITWVKEGIQITESGKFHVSQDGTLSIQDLGVADQGRYECIARNPFGFTSSAMQLTITATDVGRSGDTFVATSLQEAISSVDHAINSTRTELFSRRPKTPNDLLALFRYPRDPYTIETARAGEIFERTLQLIQEHVQQGLIVDMNVTGYRYNDLVSPHYLNMIANLSGCSAHRRTPNCSDICFHKKYRTHDGSCNNLQHPMWGASLTAFQRLLKPAYQNGFNLPRGFSLAEDARDLPLPLPRLVSTAMVGTETITPDEQFTHMLMQWGQFLDHDMDQTVAAISMSRFSDGAPCSQVCSNDPPCFSVLIPANDPRVRNGRCMFFVRSSPVCGSGMTSLLMNSVYAREQINHLTSYIDASNVYGSTEQESRELRDLSNQNGLLKRGRMVPSSGKHLLPFAVGPPTECMRDENESPVPCFLAGDHRANEQLGLTAMHTLWFREHNRIAAELSVLNPHWDGDLLYHEARKIVGAQMQHITYAHWLPKILGEAGMKMLGEYKGYDPSVNAGILNAFATAAFRFGHTLINPILYRLNETFQPIRQGHVPLHKAFFSPFRITQEGGIDPLLRGLFGVPGKMRVPSELLNMELTEKLFSMAHSVSLDLAAINIQRGRDHGIPPYNDFRVFCNLSSAQEFEDLRNEIKNLEIREKLRSLYGTTKNIDLFPALMVEDLVPGTRVGPTLMCLLTTQFRKLRDGDRFWYENPGVFTPAQLTQLRQSSLARVICDNSDHIQQLQRDVFRVASYPQGMVGCEEIPAVDLRFWQDCCEDCQTRGQFRALSQRFRSKRSPGFSYPEENPAKHKPASPRNEAPSPSSSSRENLESLVAELEKAVTSLRKQVHILESQLRWHHRNTSTYEQGKKTGDKRRKS; encoded by the exons GCTGCTGAACAATAATCAGATAAAGCATATCGTGAGAAGATCCTTTGAAGATCTGGAGAACCTGAAGTACCT TTACCTTTATAAAAACGAAATTCAGAGCATCCAGCAACATGCCTTCCATGGGCTGCACTCCCTGGAGCAGCT CTACCTGCACTTCAACAACCTGGAAACCCTGGAGCCAGAGACGTTCAGTGACCTGCCCAAACTTGAAAGGCT ATTCTTGCACAACAACAAAATTTCCAGGATTCATCCAGGGACATTCTCTCAACTGGAATCCCTCAAACGACT GCGGCTGGATTCCAATGCACTGCTCTGTGACTGTGACCTGCTGTggctggctgagctgctgcagaaatacGCTGAGCTGGGCAGCATCCAGACTGCAGCCACCTGCGAGGCCCCGCGGGAGCTGCACGGTCGCTCCATCGTCACCCTGACTGCCCAGGAGTTCAACTGTG AGAGGCCTCGCATCACCTCAGAGCCCCACGACGTCGATGTCCTCTTGGGAAACACAGTTTATTTTACGTGCAGGGCAGAGGGCAACCCAAAGCCTGCCATTATTTGGCTCCACAACAA TAATGAGATTGACATGAAAGATGACAATCGCTTGAACCTGCTGCAAGATGGCACCCTGATGATCCAGAATACCAAGGAGTCAGACAAAGGTGTCTACCAGTGCATGGCCAAGAACATCGCTGGGGAGGTCAAGACCCAAGAAGTCGTCCTGCGCTATTTTGGCACCCCAT CCAAGCCCACTTTTGTGATCCAGCCGCAGAACACTGAAGTGCTGGTTGGGGAAAGCGTCACCTTGGAGTGTGGGGTCTCTGGGCATCCCCACCCTCGCGTCAGCTGGACACTTGGCACAGGCTCTCCTTTACCGCAGGATCCCCGCTTCACTATCACCAGCTCTGGAGGACTCTTCATCCAGAACGTCACCTTCTCAGACCAGGGACAGTACAACTGCAATGCCAGCAATACTGAGGGATCCATCCGGGCGACGGCGAGGATCATAGTGCAAG ATTCTCCCAGGTTCCTCCTCGTCCCCACTGATCAGACAGTAACTGAGGGACAAAGTGTGGattttccctgctctgctgaggGTCACCCCCCACCTGTGATTGCCTGGACGAGAGCAG GGGGACCGCTGCCGAGTGACCGAAGGCACAGCATCCTCTCCACGGGGACCCTGCGAGTGATGAGGGTTGCCCTGCATGACCAAGGGCAGTACGAGTGCCACGCCATCAGTGCCATTGGTGTGAGGACCCTGCCCGTGCAGCTGGCCGTGACCCCGCGGG tgaTTCCTGTGTTCCTTCACCCCCCACAAGACGTGGTGGCAGAGACAGGGCAGGACGTGGCCATCACCTGCGCTGCCCAGGGGGACCCACGGCCCACCATCACCTGGGTGAAG GAGGGGATTCAGATCACGGAGAGCGGCAAGTTCCACGTGAGCCAGGACGGGACCCTCTCCATCCAGGATCTTGGCGTGGCTGACCAGGGCAGATACGAGTGCATAGCACGGAACCCCTTCGGCTTCACCTCCAGCGCCATGCAGCTCACCATCACCG CCACGGACGTCGGTCGGAGTGGTGACACATTTGTAGCCACATCCCTGCAGGAAGCCATCAGCAGTGTGGACCATGCCATCAATTCAACACGCACTGAGCTGTTCAGCAG ACGCCCCAAGACACCCAACGACCTGCTGGCCCTCTTCCGCTACCCGCGGGATCCTTACACCATTGAAACAGCCAGGGCAGGTGAGATCTTTGAAAGGACTTTGCAGCTGATTCAGGAGCACGTGCAGCAAGGTTTGATTGTGGATATGAATGTCACAG GTTATCGTTACAACGATTTGGTGTCTCCTCACTACCTGAATATGATTGCCAACCTGTCTGGCTGTTCTGCTCACCGCCGCACACCCAACTGCTCTGATATCTGCTTCCACAAGAAATACAGGACACACGATGGTTCCTGCAACAACCTGCAGCACCCAATGTGGGGTGCTTCTCTCACCGCCTTCCAGAGGCTCCTCAAACCTGCTTACCAGAACGGATTTAACCTTCCCCGGGGGTTTTCCTTGGCAGAAGATGCCAGGGACCTGCCCCTTCCCTTACCCAGGCTTGTCTCCACAGCCATGGTTGGGACTGAGACCATTACCCCAGACGAGCAGTTCACACATATGCTCATGCAGTGGGGCCAGTTTCTGGACCACGACATGGACCAGACGGTGGCAGCCATCAGCATGTCTCGCTTCTCAGATGGAGCACCCTGCAGCCAGGTATGCAGCAATGACCCACCCTGCTTCTCCGTCCTGATCCCCGCCAACGACCCACGCGTCAGGAATGGGCGCTGCATGTTCTTTGTGCGCTCCAGCCCCGTGTGTGGCAGTGGGATGACCTCCCTGCTGATGAACTCTGTCTACGCCAGGGAGCAGATCAATCATTTGACCTCTTACATCGATGCCTCCAATGTGTATGGCAGCACCGAGCAGGAATCACGTGAGCTGCGGGATTTGAGCAACCAGAATGGGTTGCTGAAGCGAGGGAGGATGGTGCCCAGCTCAGGGAAGCACCTCCTGCCCTTTGCTGTGGGGCCTCCCACTGAATGTATGAGGGATGAGAATGAGAGTCCTGTGCCGTGCTTCCTGGCTGGAGACCACCGTGCCAACGAGCAGCTCGGGCTCACGGCCATGCACACACTGTGGTTCAGGGAGCACAACCGCATTGCTGCTGAGCTGTCTGTCCTTAATCCCCACTGGGATGGAGACCTCCTGTACCACGAGGCGCGGAAGATTGTGGGTGCCCAGATGCAGCACATCACCTATGCCCACTGGCTCCCCAAGATCCTTGGGGAAGCAGGGATGAAGATGCTGGGTGAGTACAAAGGCTATGACCCCAGCGTCAACGCAGGGATTCTCAACGCTTTCGCCACTGCCGCCTTCCGCTTTGGGCACACTTTGATCAACCCCATCCTGTACCGGCTGAATGAAACCTTCCAGCCCATCCGCCAGGGCCATGTCCCCCTGCACAAGGCCTTCTTCTCCCCTTTCAGGATCACGCAGGAGGGTGGGATTGATCCACTCCTCCGTGGGCTCTTTGGGGTTCCTGGGAAGATGCGGGTCCCCTCAGAACTCCTCAACATGGAGCTGACAGAGAAGCTCTTCTCCATGGCACACTCTGTCTCCCTGGACTTGGCTGCTATCAATATCCAGAGAGGACGAGATCATGGCATCCCACCTTACAACGACTTCAGGGTCTTCTGCAACCTCTCGTCTGCACAGGAGTTTGAGGACCTCAGAAATGAGATAAAGAACTTGGAGATCAGGGAAAAACTCAGGAG CTTATATGGAACTACCAAAAATATTGACCTGTTTCCAGCCCTGATGGTGGAGGATCTTGTCCCTGGTACCAGAGTTGGACCAACGCTGATGTGCCTGTTAACAACACAGTTCAGAAAGCTGAGGGATGGAGATAG GTTTTGGTATGAGAATCCAGGAGTCTTCACGCCAGCGCAGCTGACTCAGCTCAGACAGTCGTCCCTCGCTCGTGTCATCTGTGACAACAGCGAccacatccagcagctccagagggACGTCTTCCGTGTGGCGTCGTACCCACAGGGCATGGTGGGCTGCGAGGAGATCCCTGCTGTGGACCTTCGCTTTTGGCAGGACTGCTGCGAGG ACTGCCAAACACGTGGGCAATTCAGGGCTCTTTCTCAGCGGTTCCGAAGCAAGAGGTCTCCTGGATTCAGCTACCCTGAAGAAAACCCTGCCAAGCACAAGCCTGCCTCCCCCAG AAATGAGGCGCCTTCTCCAAGCTCTTCTTCCAGAGAGAATCTTGAGTCCCTTGTGGCTGAACTGGAGAAGGCAGTCACTTCCCTACGGAAACAG GTGCATATACTAGAGAGCCAGCTGAGGTGGCACCACAGGAACACCAGCACATATGAACAGGGGAAGAAGACTGGGGACAAACGGAGAAAAAGTTGA